A genome region from Gambusia affinis linkage group LG24, SWU_Gaff_1.0, whole genome shotgun sequence includes the following:
- the cyyr1 gene encoding cysteine and tyrosine-rich protein 1: MENLWRRWRTEALKFLRNSLLLGLFTGGSEAHCEGCTEYCCEGSPPFCCSYYAYVGDVLSGTAISGIVFGVVFLMGAVAALFLCVCMCVKNGRGARVGVFSTSYINTVTQGYPGPPPPYSYNYEMYPPSLRPPPYTPAQPQQANYSPPPPYPGFTRK; encoded by the exons ATGGAAAACCTCTGGAGGAGATGGAGAACGGAGGCGCTTAAATTTCTGAGGAACTCTCTGCTGCTTGGTTTATTCACTG GTGGTAGCGAGGCGCACTGCGAAGGCTGCACAGAGTACTGCTGTGAAGGCTCGCCGCCTTTCTGCTGCTCCTACTACGCCTACGTCGGGGACGTCCTCTC aGGCACTGCCATCTCCGGCATAGTGTTCGGCGTGGTGTTTCTGATGGGGGCGGTGGCGGCCCTGTTcctgtgcgtgtgcatgtgcgtgAAGAACGGACGCGGAGCACGGGTCGGAGTTTTCAGCACCTCCTACATCAACACTGTTACCCAGGGATACCCAG GTCCTCCGCCTCCTTACAGCTACAACTATGAGATGTACCCACCATCATTACGACCCCCACCCTACACCCCAGCCCAGCCTCAACAAGCCAACTACTCTCCGCCGCCTCCTTACCCCGGCTTCACCCGCAAGTGA